The following are encoded in a window of Thermodesulfovibrionales bacterium genomic DNA:
- the typA gene encoding translational GTPase TypA, giving the protein MKREDLRNIAIIAHVDHGKTTLVDAMLKQAGIFRANQLVQERVMDNIDLERERGITIMAKNTAIEYSGVKINIVDTPGHADFGGEVERTLKMVDGVLLLVDASEGPLPQTRFVLKKALELKLPPVVVINKIDRPDARIQEVINEIYDLFIDLDATEEQLEFPIVYTNAKKGIAKLNLDDSSEDLRPLFELILKTVPPPEGDEKDVLQFLVTNIDYNDYVGRLAIGRIFSGRVRAGDTVAVIKNQREMVKSKITSVYTFQGLERKEVKEASTGDIVALAGIEGINIGDTVTDIEKPKALPRIKVDEPTISMVFSVNTSPFAGKEGRFVTSRHIRERLEKELLYNVSIKVDFDSSDSFKVMGRGELQLAILIEMMRREGYELSVSMPEIITREINGVLHEPVELLIIDVPDEYVGVVTQQIGMRKGRMIRMQNNGFGRVRLEFRIPSRGLIGFRSQFLTDTRGTGLLNHIFDGYEPWHGPMSKRQTGALVADRPGRATAYALYHLQPRGTLFIREGTPVYEGMIVGENSRENDLDVNVTKEKKLTNIRAAGSDDTIQLVPPRILNLEQAIEFIKEDELVEVTPHSVRLRKKVLEANRRPKAKQA; this is encoded by the coding sequence AAAGAGAAGATCTAAGAAACATAGCTATCATTGCCCATGTTGACCACGGCAAGACAACCCTTGTTGATGCCATGTTGAAGCAGGCAGGCATATTTCGTGCAAATCAGCTGGTTCAGGAGAGGGTAATGGACAATATTGACCTTGAGCGAGAGCGGGGCATTACAATAATGGCAAAGAATACCGCAATTGAATACAGTGGTGTAAAAATAAACATTGTTGATACACCCGGCCATGCTGATTTCGGAGGTGAGGTTGAAAGGACGCTCAAGATGGTTGATGGAGTGCTGCTCCTTGTAGATGCCTCAGAGGGACCCCTGCCACAGACAAGGTTTGTACTTAAAAAGGCACTTGAATTAAAACTGCCTCCAGTTGTAGTGATAAACAAAATAGACAGACCTGATGCCAGAATCCAGGAAGTTATAAATGAAATCTACGACCTTTTTATAGACCTGGATGCCACGGAGGAACAGCTTGAATTTCCCATTGTTTATACTAATGCAAAAAAAGGCATTGCAAAACTAAATCTGGATGATAGCTCAGAAGACCTAAGACCATTATTTGAACTCATTCTTAAGACCGTTCCACCACCTGAAGGAGATGAAAAGGATGTCCTGCAATTTCTGGTTACAAACATTGATTACAATGATTATGTGGGAAGGCTTGCCATAGGAAGAATATTTTCTGGCAGAGTGAGGGCAGGTGATACCGTTGCTGTTATTAAAAATCAGAGAGAGATGGTAAAGTCAAAGATAACCTCTGTATATACCTTTCAGGGACTTGAAAGAAAAGAAGTAAAAGAGGCTTCTACTGGAGATATTGTGGCCCTTGCAGGTATCGAAGGTATAAATATAGGTGATACTGTTACTGATATAGAAAAGCCAAAAGCTTTGCCGAGAATTAAAGTGGACGAACCAACGATATCCATGGTCTTTTCTGTAAACACATCCCCTTTTGCTGGAAAGGAAGGGAGGTTTGTAACATCAAGGCATATAAGGGAAAGACTTGAAAAAGAGCTTCTGTATAATGTATCCATCAAAGTGGATTTTGATAGCTCTGATTCCTTTAAAGTAATGGGAAGAGGAGAGCTTCAGCTCGCAATCTTAATAGAGATGATGAGGAGAGAAGGATACGAGCTTTCTGTATCAATGCCGGAGATAATTACAAGGGAGATTAATGGAGTATTGCATGAACCTGTGGAACTTCTAATAATAGATGTGCCGGATGAATATGTAGGAGTTGTCACTCAGCAGATAGGAATGAGAAAGGGTAGGATGATCAGAATGCAGAACAATGGCTTCGGAAGGGTTAGGCTCGAGTTCAGGATACCATCAAGAGGATTAATTGGTTTCAGGTCACAGTTTCTGACTGATACAAGGGGCACCGGTCTTCTCAATCACATATTTGATGGATATGAGCCATGGCATGGACCGATGTCAAAAAGACAGACAGGCGCCCTTGTTGCAGATAGACCTGGAAGAGCAACCGCCTATGCCCTCTATCACCTCCAGCCTCGAGGTACACTTTTTATCAGAGAAGGAACACCCGTATATGAGGGCATGATTGTGGGAGAAAATTCCAGAGAAAATGATCTTGATGTGAATGTAACAAAGGAAAAAAAACTCACAAATATACGTGCTGCAGGCTCTGATGATACAATACAGCTTGTGCCTCCAAGGATATTGAACCTTGAGCAGGCAATTGAGTTCATAAAAGAGGATGAGCTCGTGGAGGTTACACCTCACTCAGTAAGACTCAGAAAAAAGGTTCTTGAGGCAAACAGGAGGCCCAAGGCAAAACAGGCTTAA
- a CDS encoding HNH endonuclease, with protein MEFIIEVSEEELKKEKARARELRKSSWWKRKLGEGRCYYCGRKFKPSELTMDHLIPLIRGGKSVKSNLVTACKECNNKKKYLLPFEWEEYLEKLKAEEVEE; from the coding sequence ATGGAATTCATAATTGAGGTTAGCGAAGAAGAATTAAAAAAAGAAAAGGCCAGGGCAAGGGAGTTAAGGAAGAGCTCCTGGTGGAAGAGGAAGCTCGGGGAGGGAAGGTGCTATTACTGTGGAAGGAAATTCAAGCCCTCAGAGCTTACAATGGATCATCTCATACCACTTATAAGGGGTGGAAAGTCCGTTAAATCAAATCTTGTTACAGCCTGCAAAGAATGCAATAATAAAAAGAAGTACCTTCTTCCATTTGAATGGGAGGAATATCTTGAAAAATTGAAGGCAGAGGAGGTGGAGGAATGA